The following are encoded together in the Equus quagga isolate Etosha38 chromosome 15, UCLA_HA_Equagga_1.0, whole genome shotgun sequence genome:
- the AGER gene encoding advanced glycosylation end product-specific receptor isoform X2 has translation MAAGAAAGAWVLVLSLWGAVVGSQNITARIGKPLVLNCKGAPKKPPQQLEWKLNTGRTEAWKVLSPQGGPWDSVARILPNGSLLLPAVGIQDEGTFRCRATSRNGKETKSNYQVRVYQIPGKPEIVDPASELTAGVPNKVGTCVSEGSYPAGTLSWHLDGKPLIPDGKGASVKEETRRHPETGLFTLQSELMVTPARGGAPRPTFSCSFSPSLPRRRALHTAPFQLTVWEPVPLKEVQLMVEPEGGAVAPGSTVTLTCEAPAQPPPQIHWIKDGTPLPLPPSPVLLLPDVGPQDQGTYSCVATHPSHGPQESRAVSISIIETGEEGPTAGSVGGSGLGTLALALGILGGLGTAALLIGAIMWRRRQQRGKERILPDTPPQEGPRTPGGGGGACRAESVRGA, from the exons ATGGCAGCAGGGGCAGCGGCCGGAGCCTGGGTGCTGGTGCTCAGTCTGTGGG GAGCAGTAGTCGGCAGTCAAAACATCACAGCCCGGATCGGGAAGCCACTGGTGCTCAACTGTAAGGGGGCTCCCAAGAAACCACCCCAGCAGCTGGAATGGAAACTG AACACAGGCCGAACAGAAGCTTGGAAGGTCCTGTCTCCCCAGGGAGGCCCCTGGGATAGCGTGGCTCGTATCCTCCCCAAcggctccctcctcctgcctgctgtTGGGATCCAGGATGAGGGGACTTTCCGGTGCCGGGCAACAAGCAGGAATGGAAAGGAGACCAAGTCCAACTACCAAGTCCGAGTCTACC AGATTCCTGGGAAGCCAGAAATTGTTGATCCTGCCTCTGAACTCACGGCTGGTGTCCCCAATAAG GTGGGGACATGTGTGTCTGAGGGGAGCTACCCTGCTGGGACTCTTAGCTGGCACTTGGATGGGAAACCCCTGATACCTGATGGGAAAG GAGCATCTGTGAAGGAAGAGACCAGGAGACACCCTGAGACAGGGCTTTTCACACTCCAGTCGGAGCTGATGGTGACCCCAGCCCGGGGGGGTGCTCCCCGCCCCACTTTCTCCTGTAGCTTCAGCCCCAGCCTTCCCCGGCGCCGAGCCCTGCACACGGCCCCCTTCCAGCTTACTGTCTGGg agCCTGTGCCTCTGAAGGAGGTCCAGTTGATGGTGGAGCCAGAAGGTGGAGCAGTAGCTCCTGGTAGTACTGTGACCCTGACCTGTgaagcccctgcccagccccctcctcaaATCCACTGGATCAAGGAC GGCacacccctgccccttccccccagccctgtgctgcTCCTCCCTGACGTAGGGCCTCAAGACCAGGGCACCTACAGCTGTGTGGCCACCCATCCCAGCCACGGGCCCCAGGAAAGCCGTGCtgtcagcatcagcatcattg AAACAGGCGAGGAGGGGCCAACTGCAG GCTCTGTGGGTGGGTCGGGGCTGGGAACCCTAGCCCTGGCCCTGGGGATCCTAGGAGGCCTGGGGACAGCCGCCCTGCTCATCGGCGCCATCATGTGGCGAAGGAGGCAACAACGAGGAAAGGAGCG AATTCTCCCCGATACTCCTCCCCAGGAAGGTCCCAGAacaccaggaggaggaggaggagcgtgCAGAGCTGAATCAGTCAGAGGAGCCTGA
- the AGER gene encoding advanced glycosylation end product-specific receptor isoform X1, with translation MAAGAAAGAWVLVLSLWGAVVGSQNITARIGKPLVLNCKGAPKKPPQQLEWKLNTGRTEAWKVLSPQGGPWDSVARILPNGSLLLPAVGIQDEGTFRCRATSRNGKETKSNYQVRVYQIPGKPEIVDPASELTAGVPNKVGTCVSEGSYPAGTLSWHLDGKPLIPDGKGASVKEETRRHPETGLFTLQSELMVTPARGGAPRPTFSCSFSPSLPRRRALHTAPFQLTVWEPVPLKEVQLMVEPEGGAVAPGSTVTLTCEAPAQPPPQIHWIKDGTPLPLPPSPVLLLPDVGPQDQGTYSCVATHPSHGPQESRAVSISIIETGEEGPTAGSVGGSGLGTLALALGILGGLGTAALLIGAIMWRRRQQRGKERKVPEHQEEEEERAELNQSEEPEAAESSAGGP, from the exons ATGGCAGCAGGGGCAGCGGCCGGAGCCTGGGTGCTGGTGCTCAGTCTGTGGG GAGCAGTAGTCGGCAGTCAAAACATCACAGCCCGGATCGGGAAGCCACTGGTGCTCAACTGTAAGGGGGCTCCCAAGAAACCACCCCAGCAGCTGGAATGGAAACTG AACACAGGCCGAACAGAAGCTTGGAAGGTCCTGTCTCCCCAGGGAGGCCCCTGGGATAGCGTGGCTCGTATCCTCCCCAAcggctccctcctcctgcctgctgtTGGGATCCAGGATGAGGGGACTTTCCGGTGCCGGGCAACAAGCAGGAATGGAAAGGAGACCAAGTCCAACTACCAAGTCCGAGTCTACC AGATTCCTGGGAAGCCAGAAATTGTTGATCCTGCCTCTGAACTCACGGCTGGTGTCCCCAATAAG GTGGGGACATGTGTGTCTGAGGGGAGCTACCCTGCTGGGACTCTTAGCTGGCACTTGGATGGGAAACCCCTGATACCTGATGGGAAAG GAGCATCTGTGAAGGAAGAGACCAGGAGACACCCTGAGACAGGGCTTTTCACACTCCAGTCGGAGCTGATGGTGACCCCAGCCCGGGGGGGTGCTCCCCGCCCCACTTTCTCCTGTAGCTTCAGCCCCAGCCTTCCCCGGCGCCGAGCCCTGCACACGGCCCCCTTCCAGCTTACTGTCTGGg agCCTGTGCCTCTGAAGGAGGTCCAGTTGATGGTGGAGCCAGAAGGTGGAGCAGTAGCTCCTGGTAGTACTGTGACCCTGACCTGTgaagcccctgcccagccccctcctcaaATCCACTGGATCAAGGAC GGCacacccctgccccttccccccagccctgtgctgcTCCTCCCTGACGTAGGGCCTCAAGACCAGGGCACCTACAGCTGTGTGGCCACCCATCCCAGCCACGGGCCCCAGGAAAGCCGTGCtgtcagcatcagcatcattg AAACAGGCGAGGAGGGGCCAACTGCAG GCTCTGTGGGTGGGTCGGGGCTGGGAACCCTAGCCCTGGCCCTGGGGATCCTAGGAGGCCTGGGGACAGCCGCCCTGCTCATCGGCGCCATCATGTGGCGAAGGAGGCAACAACGAGGAAAGGAGCG GAAGGTCCCAGAacaccaggaggaggaggaggagcgtgCAGAGCTGAATCAGTCAGAGGAGCCTGAGGCAGCCGAGAGCAGTGCAGGAGGGCCTTGA
- the AGER gene encoding advanced glycosylation end product-specific receptor isoform X3, translated as MAAGAAAGAWVLVLSLWGAVVGSQNITARIGKPLVLNCKGAPKKPPQQLEWKLNTGRTEAWKVLSPQGGPWDSVARILPNGSLLLPAVGIQDEGTFRCRATSRNGKETKSNYQVRVYQIPGKPEIVDPASELTAGVPNKVGTCVSEGSYPAGTLSWHLDGKPLIPDGKGASVKEETRRHPETGLFTLQSELMVTPARGGAPRPTFSCSFSPSLPRRRALHTAPFQLTVWEPVPLKEVQLMVEPEGGAVAPGSTVTLTCEAPAQPPPQIHWIKDGTPLPLPPSPVLLLPDVGPQDQGTYSCVATHPSHGPQESRAVSISIIGSVGGSGLGTLALALGILGGLGTAALLIGAIMWRRRQQRGKERKVPEHQEEEEERAELNQSEEPEAAESSAGGP; from the exons ATGGCAGCAGGGGCAGCGGCCGGAGCCTGGGTGCTGGTGCTCAGTCTGTGGG GAGCAGTAGTCGGCAGTCAAAACATCACAGCCCGGATCGGGAAGCCACTGGTGCTCAACTGTAAGGGGGCTCCCAAGAAACCACCCCAGCAGCTGGAATGGAAACTG AACACAGGCCGAACAGAAGCTTGGAAGGTCCTGTCTCCCCAGGGAGGCCCCTGGGATAGCGTGGCTCGTATCCTCCCCAAcggctccctcctcctgcctgctgtTGGGATCCAGGATGAGGGGACTTTCCGGTGCCGGGCAACAAGCAGGAATGGAAAGGAGACCAAGTCCAACTACCAAGTCCGAGTCTACC AGATTCCTGGGAAGCCAGAAATTGTTGATCCTGCCTCTGAACTCACGGCTGGTGTCCCCAATAAG GTGGGGACATGTGTGTCTGAGGGGAGCTACCCTGCTGGGACTCTTAGCTGGCACTTGGATGGGAAACCCCTGATACCTGATGGGAAAG GAGCATCTGTGAAGGAAGAGACCAGGAGACACCCTGAGACAGGGCTTTTCACACTCCAGTCGGAGCTGATGGTGACCCCAGCCCGGGGGGGTGCTCCCCGCCCCACTTTCTCCTGTAGCTTCAGCCCCAGCCTTCCCCGGCGCCGAGCCCTGCACACGGCCCCCTTCCAGCTTACTGTCTGGg agCCTGTGCCTCTGAAGGAGGTCCAGTTGATGGTGGAGCCAGAAGGTGGAGCAGTAGCTCCTGGTAGTACTGTGACCCTGACCTGTgaagcccctgcccagccccctcctcaaATCCACTGGATCAAGGAC GGCacacccctgccccttccccccagccctgtgctgcTCCTCCCTGACGTAGGGCCTCAAGACCAGGGCACCTACAGCTGTGTGGCCACCCATCCCAGCCACGGGCCCCAGGAAAGCCGTGCtgtcagcatcagcatcattg GCTCTGTGGGTGGGTCGGGGCTGGGAACCCTAGCCCTGGCCCTGGGGATCCTAGGAGGCCTGGGGACAGCCGCCCTGCTCATCGGCGCCATCATGTGGCGAAGGAGGCAACAACGAGGAAAGGAGCG GAAGGTCCCAGAacaccaggaggaggaggaggagcgtgCAGAGCTGAATCAGTCAGAGGAGCCTGAGGCAGCCGAGAGCAGTGCAGGAGGGCCTTGA